A region of Paramormyrops kingsleyae isolate MSU_618 chromosome 17, PKINGS_0.4, whole genome shotgun sequence DNA encodes the following proteins:
- the fosb gene encoding protein FosB isoform X1 — translation MQLFWTGIESISQEFNKETRGGVSASLCSPREMFQGFPGDLDSGSRGSSSPSIDSQYLSSVESFGSPPATSAQECASTVGGAVVGSGSCGGGAGVEMPGSFVPTVTAITTSQDLQWMVQPTLISSVAPGQSGTGSSAMPQAASLDPYDLPGPSYSSGPSFPAPSGDTPGPIRQSRTRSRRTRDETLTPEEEEKRRVRRERNKLAAAKCRNRRRELTDRLQSETDILEEEKSELEAEISELQKEKERLEFVLVAHQPGCKIPYHEEQVPSQLPQPTQPQQPAVSIVGLTVKEDTFYLPPAYTPHPSAQPPQPVQPPQQQPGMMQEVAFSSSFYAQNEPTVGGPCLVADAGTHDIGSCNPSYTSSFVFTYPEGACGVSANQRNSGSDQSSDSLNSPSLLAL, via the exons ATGCAACTGTTTTGGACGGGAATCGAGAGCATCTCACAGGAGTTCAATAAAGAAACTAGAGGAG GTGTCTCGGCGTCTCTCTGCTCCCCCAGGGAGATGTTCCAAGGCTTCCCCGGCGACCTCGATTCCGGCTCCCGCGGTAGCTCTTCTCCGTCTATCGATTCCCAGTACCTTTCTTCCGTGGAATCCTTCGGCAGTCCACCGGCCACTAGTGCACAA GAGTGTGCATCTACTGTGGGCGGAGCAGTGGTGGGCAGTGGGagctgtgggggtggggctggagTGGAGATGCCCGGCTCCTTCGTGCCCACAGTGACGGCCATCACCACCAGCCAGGATCTGCAGTGGATGGTGCAGCCAACCCTCATCTCCTCTGTGGCGCCAGGCCAGAGCGGCACAGGAAGTTCCGCTATGCCCCAGGCAGCCTCGCTTGACCCGTATGACCTACCAGGCCCCAGCTACTCGTCCGGGCCCTCCTTCCCTGCCCCCAGCGGTGACACTCCGGGGCCTATCCGCCAGTCCCGTACGCGCAGCCGGCGAACAAGAGATGAGACT CTCACCCCGGAGGAAGAGGAAAAGAGGCGCGTGCGTCGTGAGCGAAACAAGCTGGCTGCCGCCAAATGCCGGAACCGGCGCCGCGAGCTAACAGACAGGCTGCAGTCG GAGACAGACATATTGGAGGAAGAGAAGTCAGAGCTCGAGGCAGAGATCTCGGAGCTGCAGAAGGAGAAGGAGCGTCTCGAGTTCGTTTTGGTTGCCCATCAGCCTGGTTGCAAAATCCCGTACCACGAGGAGCAGGTGCCCTCGCAGCTCCCGCAGCCCACGCAGCCGCAACAGCCGGCTGTGTCCATCGTGGGCCTGACTGTGAAGGAGGACACTTTCTACCTGCCTCCCGcctacaccccccacccctctgcgCAGCCACCGCAGCCCGTGCAGCCACCGCAGCAACAACCGGGGATGATGCAGGAGGTAGCCTTTTCTAGTTCTTTCTATGCGCAGAATGAGCCTACAGTGGGCGGCCCGTGCCTGGTGGCCGATGCTGGTACTCATGACATCGGCAGCTGCAACCCCTCATACACATCTTCATTTGTCTTCACCTACCCAGAGGGAGCCTGCGGGGTCAGCGCAAACCAGCGGAACAGCGGCAGTGATCAGTCCTCTGATTCCCTGAACTCTCCCTCCCTACTTGCGCTTTAA
- the ttc9b gene encoding tetratricopeptide repeat protein 9B, whose translation MHSTLIRPFERKQTLVPEHHGFLLSGALNDMEAKQHSIKSLKSYPETGGRSLAAAAGGDVGGGVVGHRAGAELEMDAKIQKAVDFKAEGHRCYKEKKFREAIGKYHRALLQLKGVHVAEGTTGSEVNLLNQAAAKLTEEQQRAVESTEIECYDSLTACLLQSELVNYERVKEYCLKVLSHQQDHFKAMYRAGIAYYHLGDYECALRYLRDAKSREPTDTNVLRYIQLTEMKMNKSGQRERESGKEVVG comes from the exons ATGCACAGCACGCTGATCCGACCTTTCGAAAGAAAGCAGACGCTGGTGCCCGAGCATCATGGCTTTCTGCTATCGGGCGCATTGAACGATATGGAAGCCAAGCAGCACTCGATCAAGAGCCTAAAGAGCTACCCGGAGACGGGGGGCCGGAGCCTAGCAGCGGCAGCGGGTGGGGACGTCGGCGGAGGTGTAGTAGGGCATCGTGCCGGAGCGGAGCTGGAGATGGACGCCAAGATACAGAAAGCGGTGGACTTTAAAGCGGAGGGTCATCGCTGTTACAAGGAGAAGAAATTTCGGGAAGCGATCGGGAAGTATCACCGGGCTCTACTGCAGCTCAAGGGGGTCCATGTCGCCGAAGGGACCACGGGCTCCGAGGTCAACCTGCTGAACCAAGCCGCGGCCAAGCTTACGGAGGAGCAGCAGAGAGCTGTGGAGAGCACGGAGATCGAGTGCTATGACAGCCTGACGG CATGCCTCTTGCAGTCAGAGCTGGTCAACTATGAGCGAGTGAAGGAGTACTGCTTGAAGGTACTTAGCCACCAGCAGGACCACTTCAAGGCCATGTACCGCGCCGGCATCGCCTACTACCACCTGGGCGACTACGAGTGCGCCCTGCGCTACCTGCGCGACGCCAAGAGCCGCGAGCCCACAG acacTAATGTGTTGCGGTATATCCAGCTgacagaaatgaaaatgaacaagAGTGGCCAGCGGGAGCGAGAGAGTGGCAAAGAGGTGGTGGGCTAA
- the fosb gene encoding protein FosB isoform X2, with amino-acid sequence MQLFWTGIESISQEFNKETRGGVSASLCSPREMFQGFPGDLDSGSRGSSSPSIDSQYLSSVESFGSPPATSAQECASTVGGAVVGSGSCGGGAGVEMPGSFVPTVTAITTSQDLQWMVQPTLISSVAPGQSGTGSSAMPQAASLDPYDLPGPSYSSGPSFPAPSGDTPGPIRQSRTRSRRTRDETLTPEEEEKRRVRRERNKLAAAKCRNRRRELTDRLQSETDILEEEKSELEAEISELQKEKERLEFVLVAHQPGCKIPYHEEQVPSQLPQPTQPQQPAVSIVGLTVKEDTFYLPPAYTPHPSAQPPQPVQPPQQQPGMMQEREPAGSAQTSGTAAVISPLIP; translated from the exons ATGCAACTGTTTTGGACGGGAATCGAGAGCATCTCACAGGAGTTCAATAAAGAAACTAGAGGAG GTGTCTCGGCGTCTCTCTGCTCCCCCAGGGAGATGTTCCAAGGCTTCCCCGGCGACCTCGATTCCGGCTCCCGCGGTAGCTCTTCTCCGTCTATCGATTCCCAGTACCTTTCTTCCGTGGAATCCTTCGGCAGTCCACCGGCCACTAGTGCACAA GAGTGTGCATCTACTGTGGGCGGAGCAGTGGTGGGCAGTGGGagctgtgggggtggggctggagTGGAGATGCCCGGCTCCTTCGTGCCCACAGTGACGGCCATCACCACCAGCCAGGATCTGCAGTGGATGGTGCAGCCAACCCTCATCTCCTCTGTGGCGCCAGGCCAGAGCGGCACAGGAAGTTCCGCTATGCCCCAGGCAGCCTCGCTTGACCCGTATGACCTACCAGGCCCCAGCTACTCGTCCGGGCCCTCCTTCCCTGCCCCCAGCGGTGACACTCCGGGGCCTATCCGCCAGTCCCGTACGCGCAGCCGGCGAACAAGAGATGAGACT CTCACCCCGGAGGAAGAGGAAAAGAGGCGCGTGCGTCGTGAGCGAAACAAGCTGGCTGCCGCCAAATGCCGGAACCGGCGCCGCGAGCTAACAGACAGGCTGCAGTCG GAGACAGACATATTGGAGGAAGAGAAGTCAGAGCTCGAGGCAGAGATCTCGGAGCTGCAGAAGGAGAAGGAGCGTCTCGAGTTCGTTTTGGTTGCCCATCAGCCTGGTTGCAAAATCCCGTACCACGAGGAGCAGGTGCCCTCGCAGCTCCCGCAGCCCACGCAGCCGCAACAGCCGGCTGTGTCCATCGTGGGCCTGACTGTGAAGGAGGACACTTTCTACCTGCCTCCCGcctacaccccccacccctctgcgCAGCCACCGCAGCCCGTGCAGCCACCGCAGCAACAACCGGGGATGATGCAGGAG AGGGAGCCTGCGGGGTCAGCGCAAACCAGCGGAACAGCGGCAGTGATCAGTCCTCTGATTCCCTGA
- the c17h19orf47 gene encoding uncharacterized protein C19orf47 homolog isoform X2, which translates to MVFTTSEWIQFFKDAGIPPGLAVNYALSFVDNRIQKTMLMDLSKEIMMDLGITVIGDIIAILKHAKQVYRQDMCKMATEAITSGQTSVQAELRRTANTPATRMIANALSRESPPSTPVRRPDNCLSVTVSNKQAAKSNKAVLSRTADEGSGVPVKRRRVTAEIEGKYIINMPKGTTARTRRILEQQAKREKALKRTSVFERLGAETKADTTTGSKPTGVFSRLGEGDAEEDDETSAKVIKGEEAGSDGEDSVLQYAGVLKRPPASQKKGPAPSSQLPPRLLGKKVPITLRRLGKNQIKSKPPTAPSAPAPPTNPPAPSTNRTPARKPSILKRLGKVPPAHGSAKAVGAPPAAPPQPSDTQDSRITSTKTKGGLGLMLASSKVSSSTGALDCQGAQMDHAGTVSVFKRLGIKRT; encoded by the exons ATGGTTTTTA CCACTTCAGAGTGGATCCAGTTTTTCAAGGATGCTGGGATTCCTCCTGGTCTGGCTGTGAACTACGCCCTGTCGTTTGTGGATAACAG GATCCAGAAGACCATGCTGATGGATCTCAGTAAGGAGATCATGATGGACTTGGGCATCACTGTCATCGGTGACATCATTGCCATCCTCAAGCACGCGAAGCAAGTTTACAGACAG gacatgtGTAAGATGGCCACAGAGGCCATAACGTCGGGACAGACTAGCGTTCAGGCTGAGTTGAGGAGAACTGCCAACACAC CCGCCACACGAATGATCGCCAATGCATTGAGCAGGGAGTCCCCCCCAAGCACTCCGGTCCGTCGCCCAGACAACTGCCTCTCTGTGACAGTGTCGAACAAGCAGGCGGCCAAGAGCAACAAAGCAG TGCTGAGCCGGACGGCGGATGAGGGCAGCGGCGTCCCGGTGAAGCGGAGGCGTGTGACGGCGGAAATCGAGGGGAAGTACATCATCAACATGCCCAAGGGGACGACGGCACGGACCCGCCGTATCCTGGAGCAGCAGGCCAAGAGAG AGAAGGCATTGAAACGTACCTCAGTGTTTGAGAGGCTTGGAGCCGAGACCAAAGCGGACACTACCACCGGGAGCAAG CCGACGGGAGTCTTCAGCCGTTTGGGCGAAGGTGACGCAGAGGAGGATGACGAGACGTCAGCGAAGGTGATAAAAGGGGAGGAGGCGGGGAGCGACGGGGAGGACTCCGTGTTGCAGTATGCCGGCGTCCTTAAGCGGCCCCCAGCCTCGCAAAAaaaaggccccgccccctcaagCCAGCTGCCCCCCAGGCTGCTGGGCAAGAAGGTCCCCATCACTCTGCGCCGGCTAGGCaagaatcaaatcaaatcaaagccgCCCACCGCCCCATCCGCCCCCGCTCCCCCCAccaacccccctgccccctccaCCAATCGCACCCCTGCCCGCAAACCCAGCATCCTGAAGAGACTCGGCAAAGTGCCCCCAGCGCACGGCTCTGCCAAGGCCGTGGGTGCCCCGCCGGCCGCCCCCCCACAGCCCTCGGACACGCAGGACAGTCGCATCACCAGCACCAAAACCAAGGGCGGCTTGGGCCTCATGCTGGCCAGCTCTAAGGTTAGCAGCAGCACTGGTGCGCTGGACTGCCAGGGCGCCCAGATGGACCACGCCGGGACGGTCAGCGTCTTTAAGAGGCTGGGCATAAAGAGGACCTAA
- the c17h19orf47 gene encoding uncharacterized protein C19orf47 homolog isoform X1 translates to MASVTTATSEWIQFFKDAGIPPGLAVNYALSFVDNRIQKTMLMDLSKEIMMDLGITVIGDIIAILKHAKQVYRQDMCKMATEAITSGQTSVQAELRRTANTPATRMIANALSRESPPSTPVRRPDNCLSVTVSNKQAAKSNKAVLSRTADEGSGVPVKRRRVTAEIEGKYIINMPKGTTARTRRILEQQAKREKALKRTSVFERLGAETKADTTTGSKPTGVFSRLGEGDAEEDDETSAKVIKGEEAGSDGEDSVLQYAGVLKRPPASQKKGPAPSSQLPPRLLGKKVPITLRRLGKNQIKSKPPTAPSAPAPPTNPPAPSTNRTPARKPSILKRLGKVPPAHGSAKAVGAPPAAPPQPSDTQDSRITSTKTKGGLGLMLASSKVSSSTGALDCQGAQMDHAGTVSVFKRLGIKRT, encoded by the exons ATGGCGTCTGTAACAACGG CCACTTCAGAGTGGATCCAGTTTTTCAAGGATGCTGGGATTCCTCCTGGTCTGGCTGTGAACTACGCCCTGTCGTTTGTGGATAACAG GATCCAGAAGACCATGCTGATGGATCTCAGTAAGGAGATCATGATGGACTTGGGCATCACTGTCATCGGTGACATCATTGCCATCCTCAAGCACGCGAAGCAAGTTTACAGACAG gacatgtGTAAGATGGCCACAGAGGCCATAACGTCGGGACAGACTAGCGTTCAGGCTGAGTTGAGGAGAACTGCCAACACAC CCGCCACACGAATGATCGCCAATGCATTGAGCAGGGAGTCCCCCCCAAGCACTCCGGTCCGTCGCCCAGACAACTGCCTCTCTGTGACAGTGTCGAACAAGCAGGCGGCCAAGAGCAACAAAGCAG TGCTGAGCCGGACGGCGGATGAGGGCAGCGGCGTCCCGGTGAAGCGGAGGCGTGTGACGGCGGAAATCGAGGGGAAGTACATCATCAACATGCCCAAGGGGACGACGGCACGGACCCGCCGTATCCTGGAGCAGCAGGCCAAGAGAG AGAAGGCATTGAAACGTACCTCAGTGTTTGAGAGGCTTGGAGCCGAGACCAAAGCGGACACTACCACCGGGAGCAAG CCGACGGGAGTCTTCAGCCGTTTGGGCGAAGGTGACGCAGAGGAGGATGACGAGACGTCAGCGAAGGTGATAAAAGGGGAGGAGGCGGGGAGCGACGGGGAGGACTCCGTGTTGCAGTATGCCGGCGTCCTTAAGCGGCCCCCAGCCTCGCAAAAaaaaggccccgccccctcaagCCAGCTGCCCCCCAGGCTGCTGGGCAAGAAGGTCCCCATCACTCTGCGCCGGCTAGGCaagaatcaaatcaaatcaaagccgCCCACCGCCCCATCCGCCCCCGCTCCCCCCAccaacccccctgccccctccaCCAATCGCACCCCTGCCCGCAAACCCAGCATCCTGAAGAGACTCGGCAAAGTGCCCCCAGCGCACGGCTCTGCCAAGGCCGTGGGTGCCCCGCCGGCCGCCCCCCCACAGCCCTCGGACACGCAGGACAGTCGCATCACCAGCACCAAAACCAAGGGCGGCTTGGGCCTCATGCTGGCCAGCTCTAAGGTTAGCAGCAGCACTGGTGCGCTGGACTGCCAGGGCGCCCAGATGGACCACGCCGGGACGGTCAGCGTCTTTAAGAGGCTGGGCATAAAGAGGACCTAA